The following coding sequences lie in one Salmo salar chromosome ssa13, Ssal_v3.1, whole genome shotgun sequence genomic window:
- the LOC106566973 gene encoding keratin, type II cytoskeletal 8: protein MSVRKTTSYTVKSSSSGAAPRSFSSMSYSGPSQGVSRQSYSARSSYGGANRGMGGGFGAGGGGGSYISSSSAYGGGMGLGMGMGGVSHAPITAVQVNKSLLAPLNLDIDPNIQIVRTHEKEQIKGLNNRFASFIDKVRFLEQQNKMLETKWGLLQGQTTTRSNIDAMFEAYIANLRRQLDSLGNDKMRLEADLHNMQGLVEDFKNKYEDEINKRTECENDFVLIKKDVDEAYMNKVELEAKLESLTDEINFLRQIYEEELRELQCQVKDTSVVVEMDNSRNLDMDAIVAEVRAQYEDIANKSRAEAETWYKSKYEEMQTSATRYGDDLRSTKTEISDLNRMIQRLQSEIDSVKGQRANLENQIAEAEERGEIAVKDAKLRIRDLEDALQRAKQDMARQIREYQDLMNVKLALDIEIATYRKLLEGEEDRLATGIQSINITKQSSSYNSFPSESVNSSYTSGYSSGFSGGYGGGYGGGYGGGSSYSSGSGYGGGSRYGGGSGTSVITQNKKSVVIKMIETKDGKVVSESSEVVDE from the exons ATGTCGGTCAGGAAAACCACCAGCTACACTGTCAAGTCCTCTTCCTCCGGGGCAGCCCCTCGCAGCTTTAGCAGCATGTCCTACTCTGGACCCAGCCAGGGGGTCTCTCGCCAGAGCTACAGCGCCCGCAGCTCCTATGGAGGGGCCAACAGAGGCATGGGAGGTGGGTTCGGGGCCGGTGGTGGAGGCGGCAGCTACATTTCCAGCTCCTCTGCCTATGGAGGTGGCATGGgcctggggatggggatgggtggCGTCTCTCATGCCCCCATCACTGCTGTCCAAGTGAACAAGAGCCTGCTTGCCCCCCTTAACCTCGACATCGACCCCAACATCCAGATCGTCCGCACCCATGAGAAAGAACAGATCAAGGGCCTCAACAACCGCTTTGCCTCCTTCATTGATAAG GTACGCTTCCTGGAACAGCAGAACAAAATGCTGGAGACCAAGTGGGGTCTCCTCCAGGGACAGACTACCACCCGCTCCAACATTGATGCCATGTTCGAGGCCTACATCGCCAACCTGCGCAGACAGCTGGACAGCCTGGGTAACGACAAGATGAGGCTGGAGGCTGACCTGCACAACATGCAGGGTCTGGTCGAGGACTTCAAGAACAA GTATGAAGATGAGATCAACAAGCGTACAGAGTGTGAAAATGACTTTGTGCTCATTAAGAAG GACGTGGATGAGGCCTACATGAACAAAGTTGAGCTGGAGGCTAAGCTGGAGAGCCTGACCGATGAAATTAACTTCCTGAGGCAGATCTATGAGGAG gaGCTGCGTGAGCTTCAGTGCCAGGTTAAGGACACCTCAGTGGTGGTGGAGATGGACAACAGCCGTAACCTGGACATGGATGCCATCGTGGCTGAAGTGCGCGCCCAGTATGAGGACATCGCCAACAAGAGCCGGGCCGAGGCGGAGACATGGTACAAGAGCAAG TATGAGGAGATGCAGACATCTGCCACCAGATATGGAGATGACCTGAGATCCACCAAGACAGAGATCTCCGACCTGAACCGTATGATCCAGAGGCTGCAGTCTGAGATCGACTCCGTCAAGGGACAG CGTGCCAACCTGGAGAACCAGATAGCCGAGGCTGAGGAACGCGGTGAGATAGCAGTGAAGGACGCCAAGCTCCGCATCAGGGACCTGGAGGATGCCCTCCAGAGAGCCAAGCAGGACATGGCCCGCCAGATCAGGGAATACCAGGACCTGATGAACGTCAAACTGGCCCTGGACATTGAGATCGCCACCTACAGGAAACTgctggaaggagaggaggacag GCTAGCAACTGGTATCCAGTCCATCAACATAACCAAACAGAGCT CTAGCTACAACTCCTTCCCCTCTGAGAGTGTTAACAGCAGCTACACTAGCGGCTACTCCAGTGGCTTCTCCGGTGGATACGGTGGTGGATATGGCGGTGGATACGGCGGTGGCAGCAGCTACAGCTCTGGTAGTGGCTACGGCGGCGGCAGCCGCTACGGCGGTGGCAGCGGCACCAGCGTCATCACCCAGAACAAGAAGAGTGTTGTCATCAAGATGATCGAGACCAAGGATGGCAAAGTTGTTTCTGAGTCCTCTGAAGTGGTCGATGAGTGA